The following are encoded together in the Streptomyces flavofungini genome:
- a CDS encoding TetR/AcrR family transcriptional regulator gives MREKRETPLRSDAQRNRERILAVALEELTRSGDAPLSAIAKKAGVGQGTFYRHFPSREALVLEVYRNEVRQVADAAARLLETRPPECALREWMDHLARYAMTKVGLADAMRVATTSHGTLVSVAHGPLTSAITLLLDANEEAGTIRPGVSADDFLLAIAGLWQIDPHQEWQPRAGRLLDLVMDGLRAGAPEDRAPAAER, from the coding sequence GTGCGCGAGAAGCGCGAGACACCCCTGCGTTCGGACGCGCAGCGCAACCGCGAGCGCATCCTGGCCGTCGCGCTCGAGGAGCTGACGCGGTCCGGCGACGCCCCGCTGAGCGCGATCGCCAAGAAGGCCGGCGTCGGACAGGGGACGTTCTACCGCCACTTCCCGAGCCGCGAGGCACTCGTCCTCGAGGTCTACCGGAACGAGGTACGGCAGGTGGCCGACGCGGCGGCGCGGCTCCTGGAGACCCGGCCGCCGGAGTGCGCGCTGCGGGAGTGGATGGACCACCTCGCCCGGTACGCGATGACCAAGGTGGGCCTCGCCGACGCGATGCGGGTGGCGACCACCAGCCACGGGACCCTGGTCAGCGTGGCGCACGGCCCGCTGACGTCGGCCATCACGCTGCTGCTCGACGCCAACGAGGAGGCGGGCACGATCCGTCCGGGCGTGAGCGCCGACGACTTCCTGCTGGCCATCGCCGGGCTGTGGCAGATCGACCCGCACCAGGAGTGGCAGCCGCGCGCCGGACGCCTGCTCGACCTCGTCATGGACGGCCTGCGGGCCGGCGCGCCGGAGGACCGGGCGCCGGCCGCGGAACGCTAG
- a CDS encoding FAD binding domain-containing protein: MREFAYQRAHDVAGAVALLGADPEARFLGGGTNLVDLMKSGVERPALLVDVRELPLDGIEVTADGGLRVGATVTNSDLAAHPEVRRRYPALTQAVLAGASGQLRNMATVGGNLLQRTRCGYFTDTARHCNKRVPGSGCSAHDGEHHNHAILGASAHCVATHPSDMAVALAAFDAVISYETADGPGETHLADFYLPVGDTPHRETALPPGALITGVTLPPAPVAAHSRYRKVRERASYAFAIGSIAAALDVEDGVVREVRLAYGAVASRPWRARAAEAALTGGPATATAFAAAADAELAAAEPLSDNGYKVPLLRNLTVALLSELTEATEGAAR; encoded by the coding sequence ATGAGGGAGTTCGCATATCAGCGCGCCCACGACGTCGCCGGAGCGGTCGCCCTGCTCGGCGCCGACCCCGAGGCCCGCTTCCTCGGCGGCGGCACCAACCTCGTCGACCTGATGAAGTCCGGCGTCGAACGGCCCGCGCTCCTGGTCGACGTACGGGAACTGCCCCTGGACGGCATCGAGGTGACGGCCGACGGCGGCCTGCGGGTCGGCGCGACCGTCACCAACAGCGACCTCGCCGCGCACCCCGAGGTCCGCCGCCGCTACCCCGCGCTCACCCAGGCCGTCCTCGCGGGCGCCTCCGGGCAGCTGCGCAACATGGCCACCGTCGGCGGGAACCTGCTCCAGCGCACCCGCTGCGGCTACTTCACCGACACGGCCAGGCACTGCAACAAGCGCGTGCCCGGCAGCGGTTGCTCCGCGCACGACGGCGAGCACCACAACCACGCGATCCTCGGCGCCTCCGCGCACTGCGTCGCCACCCACCCCTCCGACATGGCGGTGGCACTCGCGGCCTTCGACGCGGTCATCTCGTACGAGACCGCCGACGGGCCCGGCGAGACTCACCTGGCGGACTTCTACCTGCCTGTCGGCGACACCCCGCACCGCGAGACCGCGCTGCCGCCCGGCGCCCTGATCACCGGCGTCACCCTGCCGCCCGCCCCCGTCGCCGCCCACTCCCGCTACCGCAAGGTCCGCGAGCGCGCCTCGTACGCCTTCGCCATCGGCTCGATCGCCGCCGCGCTCGACGTCGAGGACGGCGTCGTACGCGAGGTGCGCCTCGCCTACGGCGCGGTCGCGTCGCGGCCGTGGCGGGCGCGGGCGGCCGAGGCGGCCCTCACCGGAGGCCCGGCCACGGCCACCGCCTTCGCCGCCGCCGCGGACGCCGAACTGGCCGCCGCCGAGCCCCTGTCCGACAACGGCTACAAGGTGCCGCTCCTGCGCAACCTGACCGTGGCCCTGCTGAGCGAGCTGACCGAAGCGACCGAGGGGGCCGCACGATGA
- a CDS encoding (2Fe-2S)-binding protein codes for MAPPTPGATTTSSGITLNVNGEKHTLPVDHRTTLLDALRERLDLTGTKKGCDQGQCGACTVLVDGRRSLACLQLAVAADGREITTIEGVADGDRLHPVQQAFLDLDGYQCGYCTPGQICSAIAVIEEHAAGWPSAATTDVRPEAAPPLDPDEIRERMSGNLCRCGAYVSIVRAVARAAEDMRADGAEAKEAAA; via the coding sequence ATGGCTCCACCGACGCCCGGCGCCACCACGACGTCCAGCGGCATCACCCTGAACGTCAACGGCGAGAAGCACACCCTTCCCGTCGACCACCGCACCACCCTGCTCGACGCGCTGCGCGAGCGCCTGGACCTGACCGGCACCAAGAAGGGCTGCGACCAGGGCCAGTGCGGAGCCTGCACGGTCCTCGTCGACGGCCGCCGCAGCCTGGCGTGCCTGCAGCTCGCCGTCGCCGCCGACGGTCGCGAGATCACCACCATCGAGGGCGTCGCCGACGGCGACCGGCTGCACCCGGTCCAGCAGGCCTTCCTCGACCTCGACGGCTACCAGTGCGGCTACTGCACCCCCGGCCAGATCTGCTCCGCCATCGCCGTCATCGAGGAGCACGCGGCGGGCTGGCCGAGCGCCGCCACCACCGACGTCCGGCCCGAGGCGGCCCCGCCGCTCGACCCGGACGAGATCCGCGAACGCATGAGCGGCAACCTCTGCCGCTGCGGCGCGTACGTGTCCATCGTGCGGGCGGTCGCCCGCGCGGCCGAGGACATGCGGGCCGACGGCGCCGAGGCCAAGGAGGCGGCGGCATGA
- a CDS encoding thiamine pyrophosphate-dependent dehydrogenase E1 component subunit alpha, which yields MSDRMAKPSADTAWRADPSGPRPRTGGPGPEAGGPDPDTSGSGPDTSGSGPDTGGSGPDAVALYRAMRLIRRFEERCVELVKAGEIVGGIHPCTGQEAVAAGVCAALRPDDVITSTHRGHGHVLAKGADLNRMTAELMGRTTGLNKGRGGSMHAADVGLGILGANGIVGAGAPIATGAAWAAVRAGADRVAVSFFGDGAVSQGVVLESLNLASLWRLPVLFVCENNGYSSTVTVEDMVAGTIVGRAAAFGMSAETVDGMDAEAVAAAARRHVDRARAGGGPALLECRTYRFDAHHTWEHRSFVRYRTPEQVKEGRRRDPVRIQGDRIPEGERARVDDEVEAALDTAVRFARDSPEPDPADALDHLYATGLRPRAGVSTHA from the coding sequence GTGAGTGACAGGATGGCGAAACCCTCAGCGGACACGGCTTGGCGGGCGGACCCCAGTGGGCCGCGTCCGCGCACCGGTGGGCCGGGTCCGGAAGCCGGTGGGCCCGATCCGGACACCAGCGGATCCGGTCCGGACACCAGCGGATCCGGCCCGGACACCGGCGGATCCGGCCCGGACGCGGTGGCGCTCTACCGCGCCATGCGGCTGATCCGCCGCTTCGAGGAGCGCTGCGTCGAGCTGGTGAAGGCGGGCGAGATCGTCGGTGGCATCCATCCCTGTACCGGCCAGGAGGCCGTGGCCGCCGGGGTGTGCGCGGCGCTGCGCCCCGACGACGTCATCACCAGCACCCACCGGGGCCACGGCCACGTCCTGGCCAAGGGCGCCGACCTGAATCGCATGACGGCCGAGCTGATGGGCCGCACGACGGGCCTGAACAAGGGGCGGGGCGGCTCCATGCACGCCGCCGACGTCGGCCTCGGCATCCTCGGCGCGAACGGCATCGTCGGCGCCGGTGCCCCGATCGCGACGGGTGCCGCGTGGGCGGCGGTGCGCGCGGGCGCCGACCGGGTCGCCGTGAGCTTCTTCGGCGACGGGGCGGTCAGCCAGGGCGTCGTCCTGGAGTCCCTCAACCTGGCGTCGCTGTGGCGGCTCCCGGTCCTGTTCGTGTGCGAGAACAACGGCTACTCCTCGACGGTCACCGTGGAGGACATGGTCGCGGGCACGATCGTGGGGCGGGCCGCCGCCTTCGGGATGTCCGCCGAGACGGTCGATGGCATGGACGCCGAGGCCGTGGCGGCCGCCGCGCGGAGGCACGTCGACCGGGCCAGGGCGGGCGGCGGACCGGCGCTCCTGGAGTGCCGCACCTACCGGTTCGACGCCCACCACACCTGGGAGCACCGGTCGTTCGTGCGCTACCGCACCCCCGAGCAGGTGAAGGAGGGACGCCGCCGCGACCCGGTGCGGATCCAGGGCGACCGGATCCCGGAGGGCGAGCGCGCCCGCGTCGACGACGAGGTGGAGGCCGCCCTCGACACGGCGGTGCGGTTCGCGCGGGACAGCCCGGAACCCGATCCGGCCGACGCGCTCGACCATCTGTACGCGACGGGCCTGCGGCCCCGGGCGGGAGTGAGCACCCATGCCTAA
- a CDS encoding alpha-ketoacid dehydrogenase subunit beta, whose product MPKLGCLTALTRALGDELERDLDVCVFGEDVRVGVANVTKGLVQRFGPERIVDTPLSEQAFTSFATGAALSGRRPVIEFQIPSLMFLVFEQIANQAHKFSLMTGGQVKVPVTYLVPGSGSRTGWAGQHSDQPYSLFAHVGLKTVVPSGPADAYGLMVSAIRDDDPVVVLTPAASSMTFESVDLASLAPLPLGVGHVARPGTDVTVVAVGQFVGQAVEVAEELADEVSVEVFDPRTVYPFDWQGLAASVQRTGRLVVIDDSNRFCGLGAEVVAVAAEEMRLVAPPRRITRPDGAVLPFALALDRAAQPHRDQLVTAIQQVCKEGR is encoded by the coding sequence ATGCCTAAGCTCGGCTGTCTGACCGCGCTCACCCGGGCCCTGGGCGACGAGCTGGAGCGGGACCTCGACGTCTGCGTGTTCGGCGAGGACGTCCGGGTGGGCGTCGCCAACGTCACCAAGGGGCTCGTGCAGCGCTTCGGCCCGGAGCGGATCGTCGACACCCCGCTGTCGGAGCAGGCGTTCACCAGCTTCGCCACCGGCGCCGCCCTGTCGGGGCGCCGCCCCGTCATCGAGTTCCAGATTCCGTCGCTGATGTTCCTGGTCTTCGAGCAGATCGCCAACCAGGCGCACAAGTTCTCGCTCATGACCGGCGGGCAGGTGAAGGTGCCGGTCACCTATCTGGTGCCCGGCTCCGGCTCCCGGACCGGCTGGGCCGGCCAGCACTCCGACCAGCCGTACAGCCTTTTCGCGCACGTCGGCCTGAAGACCGTGGTGCCGTCGGGCCCCGCGGACGCCTACGGCCTGATGGTGTCGGCGATCCGGGACGACGACCCGGTCGTGGTGCTCACCCCGGCCGCCTCGTCGATGACCTTCGAGAGCGTCGACCTCGCCTCGCTCGCGCCCCTGCCCCTCGGGGTCGGCCATGTGGCGCGGCCGGGGACGGATGTCACGGTGGTGGCGGTCGGCCAGTTCGTGGGACAGGCCGTGGAGGTGGCCGAGGAGCTGGCCGACGAGGTGTCGGTGGAGGTGTTCGACCCGCGCACGGTGTACCCGTTCGACTGGCAGGGGCTGGCCGCGTCCGTGCAGCGCACGGGGCGCCTCGTCGTCATCGACGACTCCAACCGCTTCTGCGGGCTCGGCGCCGAGGTCGTGGCCGTGGCCGCCGAGGAGATGCGTCTGGTGGCGCCGCCGCGCCGGATCACGCGGCCCGACGGCGCCGTGCTGCCGTTCGCGCTGGCGCTGGACCGCGCGGCGCAGCCGCACCGCGACCAGTTGGTGACGGCGATTCAGCAGGTGTGCAAGGAAGGGCGCTAG
- a CDS encoding xanthine dehydrogenase family protein molybdopterin-binding subunit has protein sequence MTTATGTTRGKGAVGAAHTRVEGLAKVTGAARYSGEVPYAELAHGWIVGSTVARGRVRSVDEESVLRMPGVLAVLHHGNAPRLQENFVGQFGPDPVAEILQRDRVPHIGWPVAFVVAETSEQAREAAEALVVEYDTEPHDVDFHADHPARYTPEATAIGPAVTEKGDLDAALAASAVLVDERYSTPEQHHNAMEPHAAMARWDNGRLEIVDSSQGTFATAGEIATLFQLDPASVHVRSEHVGGGFGSKAMARAHNVLAVMATTVIGRPVRVVMTRRQMFSLIGYRSPTSQRVRLGADAEGRLRAFDHDGVSLTSTLTEFVEASSAFGRALYDADAHRTANHVVPLDVPTPTFMRAPGEAPGSFALESALDELAERCGLDPIELRARNEPTVGPVTGLPFEDNDLLACFHEGARRFGWADRDPRPGVRREGRWLIGTGTAGATFPAGAAPSTAAVTAEADDTFTVRVNAADVGTGARTALLQVAADALDVPVERVRVRIGDSDLGQAWLSGGSMGTRSWSWAVLAAITELRERLAPGADIPPEGITVRSDTTEAIGAQSQLERHSYGAQFAEVAVDVGTGEVRVRRMLGIFAAGRIVNPLTARSQLVGGMTWGLSMALHEEAIRDRTSGALANGDLAGYHFAANADVPVIEADWIGEPAPGDPVGIKGIGEIGIVGGAAAIANAVWHATGVRHRELPIRPDRVLRAGAVPEGGTRA, from the coding sequence ATGACCACCGCCACCGGAACGACCCGGGGCAAGGGCGCCGTCGGCGCCGCGCACACCCGCGTCGAGGGACTCGCCAAGGTCACCGGCGCGGCCCGCTACTCGGGCGAGGTGCCCTACGCGGAACTCGCCCACGGCTGGATCGTCGGGTCCACCGTCGCCCGCGGCCGCGTCCGCTCCGTCGACGAGGAATCCGTCCTGCGGATGCCCGGCGTGCTCGCCGTCCTCCACCACGGCAACGCGCCCCGGCTCCAGGAGAACTTCGTCGGACAGTTCGGGCCCGACCCGGTCGCCGAGATCCTCCAGCGCGACCGGGTGCCGCACATCGGCTGGCCGGTGGCGTTCGTCGTCGCCGAGACCTCCGAGCAGGCGAGGGAGGCCGCCGAGGCGCTGGTCGTCGAATACGACACCGAGCCGCACGACGTCGACTTCCATGCCGACCACCCCGCGCGCTACACCCCGGAGGCGACCGCCATCGGCCCCGCGGTCACGGAGAAGGGCGACCTGGACGCCGCGCTCGCCGCGTCCGCCGTGCTCGTCGACGAGCGCTACAGCACTCCCGAACAGCACCACAACGCCATGGAGCCGCACGCGGCGATGGCGCGCTGGGACAACGGCCGCCTGGAGATCGTCGACTCCAGCCAGGGCACGTTCGCGACGGCGGGCGAGATCGCCACGCTGTTCCAGCTCGACCCGGCGTCGGTGCACGTGCGCTCCGAGCACGTCGGCGGCGGCTTCGGCTCCAAGGCCATGGCCCGCGCCCACAACGTGCTCGCCGTGATGGCGACCACCGTCATCGGACGCCCCGTGCGCGTCGTCATGACCCGCAGGCAGATGTTCTCCCTCATCGGCTACCGCAGCCCCACGAGCCAGCGGGTCAGGCTCGGCGCCGACGCCGAGGGGCGGCTGCGCGCCTTCGACCACGACGGGGTGTCGCTCACCTCGACCCTGACCGAGTTCGTCGAGGCGAGCAGCGCGTTCGGCCGCGCCCTGTACGACGCCGACGCGCACCGCACCGCCAACCACGTCGTGCCGCTCGACGTGCCCACGCCGACGTTCATGCGCGCGCCGGGAGAGGCACCCGGGTCGTTCGCCCTGGAGTCCGCGCTCGACGAGCTCGCCGAGAGGTGCGGCCTCGACCCGATCGAGCTGCGTGCCCGCAACGAACCCACCGTCGGGCCTGTCACCGGCCTGCCCTTCGAGGACAACGACCTGCTCGCCTGCTTCCACGAGGGCGCCCGCCGCTTCGGCTGGGCCGACCGTGACCCGCGCCCCGGCGTGCGCCGCGAAGGCCGCTGGCTCATCGGCACGGGCACGGCCGGGGCCACCTTCCCCGCCGGTGCCGCCCCCTCGACCGCCGCGGTCACCGCGGAGGCGGACGACACCTTCACCGTGCGCGTCAACGCGGCCGACGTCGGCACCGGCGCCCGCACCGCGCTCCTCCAGGTGGCCGCCGACGCCCTCGACGTGCCGGTCGAGCGGGTCCGGGTGCGGATCGGCGACAGCGACCTCGGCCAGGCCTGGCTGTCCGGCGGCTCCATGGGGACCCGCTCGTGGTCATGGGCCGTCCTGGCCGCCATCACCGAACTGCGCGAACGCCTCGCCCCCGGAGCGGACATCCCGCCGGAGGGCATCACGGTGCGCTCCGACACCACCGAGGCCATCGGCGCGCAGTCCCAGCTCGAACGGCACTCCTACGGCGCCCAGTTCGCCGAGGTCGCCGTCGACGTCGGCACCGGCGAGGTGCGGGTGCGCCGCATGCTCGGCATCTTCGCCGCCGGACGCATCGTCAACCCCCTCACCGCCCGCAGCCAGCTCGTCGGCGGCATGACCTGGGGCCTGTCCATGGCGCTGCACGAGGAGGCCATCAGGGACCGCACCTCGGGCGCCCTCGCCAACGGCGACCTCGCGGGCTACCACTTCGCCGCCAACGCCGACGTCCCCGTCATCGAGGCGGACTGGATCGGCGAACCCGCCCCCGGCGACCCCGTCGGCATCAAAGGCATCGGTGAGATCGGCATCGTCGGCGGGGCCGCCGCCATCGCCAACGCGGTCTGGCACGCCACCGGCGTCCGCCACCGCGAACTGCCGATCCGCCCCGACCGGGTGCTGAGGGCGGGCGCCGTGCCCGAGGGCGGGACCCGTGCTTGA
- a CDS encoding XdhC family protein, with protein MLDIADELRRWTAEGREFAVATVVAVGGSAPRPPGAALAVDREGTVIGSVSGGCVEGAVYDLCAQALDDGHSVLERFGYSDDDAFAVGLTCGGVIDILITPVGVDAPDRPVLAAALAAAADGRTAALVRVARGPDDLRGGSLLVRPDGTYEGGFGGATGLDRTAAAEARALLDAGRTGTVEVSEDGAHCPGGLTLLVESSVPPPRMIVFGAVDFAAALVRAGKFLGYHVTLCDARAVFATPGRFPEADEIVVDWPHRYLERTETDARTVLCVLTHDAKFDVPVLVHALRMPVAFVGAMGSRRTHEDRNARLREAGVTEGELALLHSPIGLDLGARTPEETALSIAAEIVAARRGGTGAPLRGAHTPIHHDTVAA; from the coding sequence GTGCTTGACATCGCCGACGAGCTGCGCCGGTGGACCGCGGAGGGCCGCGAGTTCGCCGTGGCCACCGTCGTTGCCGTCGGCGGCAGCGCGCCCCGCCCGCCGGGGGCCGCCCTCGCCGTCGACCGCGAGGGCACCGTCATCGGCTCGGTGTCCGGCGGCTGCGTCGAAGGAGCCGTCTACGACCTGTGCGCCCAGGCACTCGACGACGGCCACAGCGTCCTGGAACGCTTCGGGTACAGCGACGACGACGCCTTCGCCGTCGGCCTGACCTGCGGCGGCGTCATCGACATCCTCATCACCCCGGTCGGCGTCGACGCCCCGGACCGCCCCGTCCTCGCGGCCGCCCTCGCGGCGGCCGCCGACGGGCGCACCGCGGCGCTCGTGCGGGTCGCCCGCGGCCCGGACGACCTGCGGGGCGGCTCGCTCCTGGTGCGGCCCGACGGCACGTACGAGGGCGGGTTCGGCGGCGCCACGGGCCTGGACCGCACCGCCGCCGCCGAGGCCCGGGCCCTGCTCGACGCGGGCCGGACCGGCACCGTGGAGGTGTCCGAGGACGGCGCGCACTGCCCCGGCGGGCTCACCCTGCTCGTCGAGTCGAGCGTGCCGCCGCCCCGCATGATCGTGTTCGGCGCGGTGGACTTCGCGGCGGCGCTGGTGCGGGCGGGCAAGTTCCTCGGGTATCACGTGACCTTGTGCGACGCCCGGGCCGTCTTCGCCACACCCGGCCGCTTCCCCGAGGCCGACGAGATCGTCGTCGACTGGCCGCACCGGTACCTGGAGCGCACCGAGACCGACGCGCGCACGGTGCTGTGCGTGCTCACGCACGACGCCAAGTTCGACGTGCCGGTGCTGGTGCACGCCCTGCGGATGCCGGTCGCCTTCGTCGGCGCCATGGGGTCCCGGCGCACCCACGAGGACCGCAACGCCCGGCTGCGCGAGGCCGGCGTCACCGAGGGCGAGCTGGCCCTGCTGCACTCGCCCATCGGCCTCGACCTCGGCGCGCGCACGCCGGAGGAGACGGCGCTGTCCATCGCGGCGGAGATCGTCGCCGCACGGCGGGGCGGGACGGGGGCGCCCCTGCGCGGGGCGCACACACCGATCCACCACGACACGGTGGCCGCCTGA